From the genome of Amycolatopsis sp. NBC_01488, one region includes:
- a CDS encoding NUDIX domain-containing protein, with the protein MSAPSASVFVRCSCGHLHWGRYGAAGLLLVDPARGVLLQRRAWWVHHGRTWALPGGAIEAGETARGAAAREAFEEASLPAEAFRAVSASVVDHGEWSYTTVLALADGAEARVANTESAEVRWVDPDDVPGYRLHRDFAAAWPHLRDRVGQELVLVVDAANVVGSRPDGWWRDRHGAAERLRDQLAKLAEAGVPDPDDATVTWWPRIVLVVEGKAKHVTGTTGVEVVAADTDGDSKIVEVVAQQKGKTLVATADRELKRRVEALGASILGPGTLRSQLDEL; encoded by the coding sequence GTGAGTGCCCCGTCCGCGAGCGTCTTCGTCCGCTGCTCCTGCGGGCACCTGCACTGGGGCCGCTACGGCGCCGCCGGGCTGCTGCTCGTCGATCCCGCGCGCGGCGTTCTCCTGCAGCGGCGCGCCTGGTGGGTGCACCACGGCCGCACCTGGGCGCTGCCCGGCGGGGCCATCGAAGCCGGTGAGACGGCGCGAGGAGCCGCCGCCCGCGAAGCGTTCGAAGAAGCCTCCCTCCCCGCCGAGGCGTTCCGGGCGGTCTCGGCTTCCGTGGTGGATCATGGGGAGTGGAGCTACACCACCGTCCTCGCCCTGGCCGACGGGGCCGAGGCGCGGGTCGCCAACACCGAAAGTGCGGAGGTGCGCTGGGTGGACCCCGACGACGTGCCCGGCTACCGGCTGCACCGCGACTTCGCCGCCGCCTGGCCGCACCTGCGCGACCGCGTCGGGCAGGAGCTGGTCCTCGTGGTCGACGCGGCCAACGTCGTCGGCTCGCGGCCGGACGGCTGGTGGCGCGACCGGCACGGCGCCGCCGAGCGCCTGCGCGACCAGCTCGCCAAGCTCGCCGAAGCCGGCGTGCCGGACCCGGACGACGCCACCGTGACCTGGTGGCCGCGGATCGTCCTGGTCGTCGAAGGCAAGGCCAAGCACGTCACGGGAACCACGGGCGTCGAAGTCGTCGCGGCGGACACCGACGGCGACTCGAAGATCGTCGAGGTCGTCGCGCAGCAGAAGGGGAAGACCCTCGTCGCGACGGCCGACC
- a CDS encoding IS481 family transposase has protein sequence MDPEFVAAVAQAAHGEKINVARFCHEHGVSRDTFYKYVTRFRTEGASGFTRRSTAPHHRPSTLSAAVAEAVLRARKELAEAGLDNGPISIRWRLKDAGVTPVPSRASIHRILCAHGQIVPQPRKKPRTRRRFTYADPNGCWQIDGMEHHLADGTKVCILQILDDHSRLDVGSYAAPGETTADTWTALQHAFAGYGVPVKLLSDNGLAFTGRHRGWMVELERHLAELGVTSIASTPHHPQTCGKNERLHQTLQKWLAARPPAKNLAALQQLLDEYRQEYNNRRHQSLDGQTPQQRYDARPKATPATGPRRPSGVTTRPVSATGVIAFSGCSIVLGRTWAGHAATVYWQGDRVTVMVDDTVARQLTLDRSVRYQRLTNQKLSGKS, from the coding sequence ATGGATCCTGAGTTCGTCGCCGCGGTCGCGCAGGCCGCTCACGGCGAGAAGATCAACGTGGCGCGGTTCTGCCACGAGCACGGCGTGTCCCGGGACACCTTCTACAAGTATGTAACCCGGTTCCGCACGGAGGGAGCCAGCGGGTTCACCCGCCGCAGCACTGCCCCGCACCACCGCCCCAGCACCCTCAGCGCGGCGGTGGCCGAGGCGGTGCTGCGGGCCCGCAAGGAACTGGCCGAGGCAGGCCTCGACAACGGCCCGATCTCCATCCGCTGGCGGCTGAAGGACGCCGGGGTCACCCCGGTCCCGTCGCGGGCCTCGATCCACCGGATCCTGTGCGCCCACGGCCAGATCGTCCCGCAGCCGCGCAAGAAACCCCGGACCCGGCGCCGGTTCACCTACGCCGACCCCAACGGCTGCTGGCAGATCGACGGCATGGAGCACCACCTCGCCGACGGCACCAAGGTCTGCATCCTCCAGATCCTCGACGACCACTCCCGCCTCGACGTCGGCTCCTACGCCGCCCCCGGCGAAACCACCGCCGACACCTGGACCGCGCTACAACACGCCTTCGCCGGCTACGGCGTACCTGTAAAACTCCTGTCCGACAACGGGCTCGCCTTCACCGGCCGCCACCGCGGCTGGATGGTCGAACTGGAACGCCACCTCGCCGAACTCGGGGTCACCAGCATCGCCTCCACCCCGCACCACCCGCAGACCTGCGGCAAAAACGAACGCCTCCACCAGACCTTGCAGAAATGGCTCGCCGCCCGACCACCCGCCAAGAACCTTGCTGCCCTGCAACAGCTTCTCGACGAATACCGACAGGAGTACAACAACCGCCGCCACCAAAGCCTCGACGGTCAGACACCCCAGCAACGCTACGACGCCCGCCCCAAAGCCACCCCCGCCACCGGGCCCCGCCGGCCCAGCGGCGTCACCACCCGCCCCGTCTCCGCCACCGGCGTGATCGCCTTCTCCGGCTGCTCCATCGTCCTGGGACGCACCTGGGCCGGGCACGCCGCCACCGTCTACTGGCAAGGCGACCGCGTCACCGTCATGGTCGACGACACGGTCGCCCGCCAACTCACGCTAGACCGCTCGGTACGCTACCAACGCCTCACCAACCAGAAACTGTCCGGGAAGTCCTGA